A stretch of Halichondria panicea chromosome 1, odHalPani1.1, whole genome shotgun sequence DNA encodes these proteins:
- the LOC135330762 gene encoding uncharacterized protein LOC135330762 isoform X5: MRLVTLLKAVTLLLSHAVVLTTCKFTVQPVSVVQAQRIDAVFECRYPEAQNHNWGLNKEFPTENNYPPDVTLTRSSGDTPATLTIPATAHYNNTVVQCEAVVRDGRGFISELSVNASLQVQGPLPAVADLTVNNIARNCSQLNVTWVAPFSLNLTTAEPDIQYCVDVYNIAFKREDNLLQSECNITTTQYLFDVPYPVGTYSFSVTPRSNIDGSLNGITSTGQFSYEPQAIPIDEVNFTTNTELSPLRVTFPESLIHECRAPDSYSIQIQYIDREGFDLCICSTDQTTEVCGNTQMIVLDLNCSSCNIERHRRCNLTVLAEININPQNTPSAMTMNISTHDVYKVTDLTMKENKVSITVDYLPQSTEKGFVAIVYSVDSPYDLHYQVVYGGNTSSTVGNLADRVYKLAVFDLNDVMTPERKLVFPAVVPNTILNNTRYGTTESSAGGEDVNATEFNGKICISCSSSCVGIIHSQYGFDQGNITLIPRTVTDSDQNCTESMPQGIYFAAIFKRWSNTLHEVPYKTVIPIGLPTSTTTADTRTDAHTQATPDVDNTAIVGGVSVAALLILILIVILIVFVCWRWKMQKKRTLVLDTILLENEYDSAPPLNCENVELMLLTRITEPVTCYAATSKPFKQDMDTSSVLSSTLSSPDHVPISDNCDDYNVSTLERSNHDTAPKHSANNRVTQATEASENEQVASVHMEGGTSSVENPIQQPHDQSMESTPKDPVYDVAKQGLAKSSPTPDKNKTEITVVYADLDVNPKADSTPPMQHSVMHGVNDESSLAPRTVEDILHDMILYYFTLGPHSWEDIVQALWEIGEIAVAKKIIRSGKYTVELPVTSPTETPPPLPPRNDTAKAASHQTEAGDDWKDHSVQAGSDTLNTEEHQSHDQSVEPAPKDPVYDVVKKHLANSTPTQNNNKTETPVVYADLDVKPKADSTPPMQHPVVYGLIDESSLASRTVENNTPCPLPSLPPRPTTESVLAEYIAIKREPLGEALGIKKHHLDSFSTEGHKLQDIGKDRCDSEKIAVEIKIVRSTASRDINETPTVPDKKEQTVPHNTAMNQKINVHNVSTREHLNSIQVSKIRMSGEKVISSQKSIDIQEPPLQTGLP; this comes from the exons ATGAGACTGGTGACACTCCTGAAAGCTGTAACATTGTTACTatcacatgctgttgtattgACAA catgcaAATTTACAGTGCAACCAGTATCAGTGGTGCAGGCCCAAAGGATAGATGCAGTGTTTGAGTGTCGGTATCCTGAAGCACAAAATCACAACTGGGGGCTCAATAAAGAGTTTCCCACTGAGAATAATTACCCACCTGATGTGACTCTTACCCGATCGTCTGGTGATACCCCGGCAACGCTGACCATCCCAGCCACAGCACACTACAACAACACTGTTGTCCAATGTGAAGCAGTGGTTAGAGACGGACGAGGATTCATATCCGAATTGTCAGTAAATGCTAGCTTGCAAGTGCAAG GACCTCTTCCTGCTGTCGCTGACCTGACTGTGAACAACATTGCTAGGAACTGTTCACAACTCAACGTCACATGGGTTGCTCCCTTCTCCCTGAACTTGACCACTGCTGAACCAGACATACAGTACTGTGTGGATGTGTATAACATCGCTTTTAAGAGAGAGGATAATCTTCTGCAGTCTGAATGTAACATCACTACCACACAATATCTGTTTGATGTACCCTATCCTGTGGGTACTTATAGCTTTTCTGTGACACCACGAAGCAACATTGATGGCAGCTTGAATGGAATCACCAGTACAGGACAGTTTAGTTATG AACCACAAGCAATACCCATTGATGAGGTTAATTTCACTACTAACACGGAATTGAGCCCTCTGCGAGTGACATTTCCTGAAAGT CTAATTCATGAGTGTCGAGCACCAGATAGCTATTCCATTCAAATTCAGTACATTGACCGAGAAGGTTTTGATCTTTGTATCTGCTCCACTGATCAGACAACTGAAGTTTGTGGAAATACACAGATGATTGTACTTGATCTTAACTGTAGTAGCTGTAATATTGAACGCCATCGACGATGTAATTTGACTGTACTGGCTGAAATTAATATTAATCCCCAAAACACACCATCAGCTATGACCATGAATATAA GTACTCATGATGTGTATAAAGTGACCGACTTAACTATGAAGGAAAATAAAGTTTCAATCACTGTCGACTACCTTCCACAGTCTACTGAGAAGGGTTTTGTTGCCATTGTGTACTCTGTTGACTCCCCTTATGATTTACACTATCAAGTTGTGTACGGGGGAAATACATCATCCACTGTTGGTAACCTTGCTGATCGTGTTTATAAGTTGGCTGTATTTGATTTGAATGATGTTATGACACCTGAGAGAAAACTAGTATTTCCGGCTGTTGTACCAAATACAATACTGAATAACACTCGATATGGTACCACTGAATCCAGTGCAG GAGGAGAGGATGTGAATGCTACTGAATTCAACGGAAAGATTTGCATCAGTTGCAGCTCTAGTTGTGTGGGGATCATCCACTCCCAGTATGGGTTTGACCAAGGCAACATCACATTGATTCCACGTACTGTCACTGACTCTGACCAAAACTGCACTGAAAGCATGCCTCAGGGAATCTACTTTGCTGCCATATTCAAACGATGGTCTAATACACTTCATGAAGTGCCATACAAAACCGTGATTCCCATTGGCTTGCCCACTTCTACTACTACCGCAG ACACTCGTACAGATGCTCATACTCAAGCAACCCCTGATGTAGATAACACAGCGATAGTAG GAGGAGTTTCTGTTGCTGCTCTTTTGATTCTGATTTTGATTGTGATTTTGattgtgtttgtttgttggaGATGGAAGATGCAAAAGAAACGTACTTTGGTATTGGATACCATCCTCCTTGAGAACGAGTACGATAGTGCTCCCCCTCTAAAT TGTGAGAATGTTGAGCTGATGTTACTGACCAGAATAACAGAGCCAGTGACCTGTTACGCAGCTACCTCAAAACCGTTCaaacag GATATGGACACAAGCTCAGTTTTGAGCTCCACCCTCTCTAGCCCTGACCATGTACCCATATCTGACAATTGTGATGACTACAATGTGTCCACTCTGGAGAGGAGTAACCATGACACCGCACCTAAGCATTCAGCCAACAACAGAGTCACACAAGCTACGGAAGCTAGTGAGAATGAACAAGTTGCTTCTGTACACATGGAAGGTGGCACATCCAGTGTGGAAAACCCCATTcaacag CCACATGATCAATCTATGGAGTCAACACCCAAAGATCCGGTGTATGATGTAGCTAAGCAAGGCCTTGCTAAGTCATCACCCACACCAGATAAAAACAAAACTGAAATCACA GTTGTATACGCTGATTTGGACGTGAATCCCAAAGCCGATAGTACTCCTCCAATGCAACATTCTGTTATGCATGGTGTAAACGATGAGTCCTCTCTAGCTCCGAGAACTGTTGAAGATATCCTGCACGATATGATCCTGTACTACTTCACCCTCGGTCCTCACTCCTGGGAAGACATTGTCCAGGCTCTGTGGGAGATTGGGGAGATAGCGGTGGCAAAAAAAATCATCAGGAGTGGAAAgtatacag TAGAGCTTCCGGTCACCTCTCCAACTGAGACCCCACCACCTTTGCCACCAAGGAATG ACACTGCTAAAGCTGCAAGTCATCAAACAGAGGCAGGTGACGACTGGAAAGATCACAGTGTGCAAGCAGGGAGTGACACTCTAAATACTGAGGAACATCAG TCACATGATCAATCTGTGGAGCCGGCACCCAAAGATCCAGTGTATGATGTAGTCAAAAAACACCTTGCCAACtcaacacccacacagaacaacaacaaaactGAAACCCCA GTTGTATACGCTGATTTGGACGTGAAGCCCAAAGCCGATAGTACTCCTCCAATGCAACATCCTGTTGTGTATGGTTTAATCGATGAGTCCTCTCTAGCTTCGAGGACTGTTGAGAATAACACACCAT GCCCTCTCCCTTCACTACCACCCCGTCCAACTACTGAGTCTGTCCTTGCTGAATACATTGCTATTAAGCGGGAGCCTTTAGGAGAAGCTCTGGGAATAAAGAAGCACCACCTTGACTCCTTCTCTACTGAGGGCCACAAGCTGCAGGACATTGGTAAAGATCGGTGTGATAGTGAGAAGATAGCGGTGGAAATCAAAATTGTCAGAAGTACAG CTTCCCGTGATATCAACGAAACACCAACAGTTCCTGATAAAAAA GAGCAAACTGTCCCTCACAACACAGCAATGAATCAGAAGATAAATGTCCACAATGTCAGCACTCGGGAACACCTCAACAGTATCCAGGTATCAAAGATAAGAATGTCAG GGGAAAAAGTTATAAGCAGTCAAAAGAGTATCGACATTCAGGAACCGCCACT gcagaCAGGTTTACCCTAA
- the LOC135330762 gene encoding uncharacterized protein LOC135330762 isoform X4, with protein MRLVTLLKAVTLLLSHAVVLTMQPVSVVQAQRIDAVFECRYPEAQNHNWGLNKEFPTENNYPPDVTLTRSSGDTPATLTIPATAHYNNTVVQCEAVVRDGRGFISELSVNASLQVQGPLPAVADLTVNNIARNCSQLNVTWVAPFSLNLTTAEPDIQYCVDVYNIAFKREDNLLQSECNITTTQYLFDVPYPVGTYSFSVTPRSNIDGSLNGITSTGQFSYEPQAIPIDEVNFTTNTELSPLRVTFPESLIHECRAPDSYSIQIQYIDREGFDLCICSTDQTTEVCGNTQMIVLDLNCSSCNIERHRRCNLTVLAEININPQNTPSAMTMNISTHDVYKVTDLTMKENKVSITVDYLPQSTEKGFVAIVYSVDSPYDLHYQVVYGGNTSSTVGNLADRVYKLAVFDLNDVMTPERKLVFPAVVPNTILNNTRYGTTESSAGGEDVNATEFNGKICISCSSSCVGIIHSQYGFDQGNITLIPRTVTDSDQNCTESMPQGIYFAAIFKRWSNTLHEVPYKTVIPIGLPTSTTTADTRTDAHTQATPDVDNTAIVGGVSVAALLILILIVILIVFVCWRWKMQKKRTLVLDTILLENEYDSAPPLNCENVELMLLTRITEPVTCYAATSKPFKQDMDTSSVLSSTLSSPDHVPISDNCDDYNVSTLERSNHDTAPKHSANNRVTQATEASENEQVASVHMEGGTSSVENPIQQPHDQSMESTPKDPVYDVAKQGLAKSSPTPDKNKTEITVVYADLDVNPKADSTPPMQHSVMHGVNDESSLAPRTVEDILHDMILYYFTLGPHSWEDIVQALWEIGEIAVAKKIIRSGKYTVELPVTSPTETPPPLPPRNDTAKAASHQTEAGDDWKDHSVQAGSDTLNTEEHQPVPSRSKHTKPREESTSSETPPSGSMPDKSHDQSVEPAPKDPVYDVVKKHLANSTPTQNNNKTETPVVYADLDVKPKADSTPPMQHPVVYGLIDESSLASRTVENNTPCPLPSLPPRPTTESVLAEYIAIKREPLGEALGIKKHHLDSFSTEGHKLQDIGKDRCDSEKIAVEIKIVRSTASRDINETPTVPDKKEQTVPHNTAMNQKINVHNVSTREHLNSIQVSKIRMSGEKVISSQKSIDIQEPPLQTGLP; from the exons ATGAGACTGGTGACACTCCTGAAAGCTGTAACATTGTTACTatcacatgctgttgtattgACAA TGCAACCAGTATCAGTGGTGCAGGCCCAAAGGATAGATGCAGTGTTTGAGTGTCGGTATCCTGAAGCACAAAATCACAACTGGGGGCTCAATAAAGAGTTTCCCACTGAGAATAATTACCCACCTGATGTGACTCTTACCCGATCGTCTGGTGATACCCCGGCAACGCTGACCATCCCAGCCACAGCACACTACAACAACACTGTTGTCCAATGTGAAGCAGTGGTTAGAGACGGACGAGGATTCATATCCGAATTGTCAGTAAATGCTAGCTTGCAAGTGCAAG GACCTCTTCCTGCTGTCGCTGACCTGACTGTGAACAACATTGCTAGGAACTGTTCACAACTCAACGTCACATGGGTTGCTCCCTTCTCCCTGAACTTGACCACTGCTGAACCAGACATACAGTACTGTGTGGATGTGTATAACATCGCTTTTAAGAGAGAGGATAATCTTCTGCAGTCTGAATGTAACATCACTACCACACAATATCTGTTTGATGTACCCTATCCTGTGGGTACTTATAGCTTTTCTGTGACACCACGAAGCAACATTGATGGCAGCTTGAATGGAATCACCAGTACAGGACAGTTTAGTTATG AACCACAAGCAATACCCATTGATGAGGTTAATTTCACTACTAACACGGAATTGAGCCCTCTGCGAGTGACATTTCCTGAAAGT CTAATTCATGAGTGTCGAGCACCAGATAGCTATTCCATTCAAATTCAGTACATTGACCGAGAAGGTTTTGATCTTTGTATCTGCTCCACTGATCAGACAACTGAAGTTTGTGGAAATACACAGATGATTGTACTTGATCTTAACTGTAGTAGCTGTAATATTGAACGCCATCGACGATGTAATTTGACTGTACTGGCTGAAATTAATATTAATCCCCAAAACACACCATCAGCTATGACCATGAATATAA GTACTCATGATGTGTATAAAGTGACCGACTTAACTATGAAGGAAAATAAAGTTTCAATCACTGTCGACTACCTTCCACAGTCTACTGAGAAGGGTTTTGTTGCCATTGTGTACTCTGTTGACTCCCCTTATGATTTACACTATCAAGTTGTGTACGGGGGAAATACATCATCCACTGTTGGTAACCTTGCTGATCGTGTTTATAAGTTGGCTGTATTTGATTTGAATGATGTTATGACACCTGAGAGAAAACTAGTATTTCCGGCTGTTGTACCAAATACAATACTGAATAACACTCGATATGGTACCACTGAATCCAGTGCAG GAGGAGAGGATGTGAATGCTACTGAATTCAACGGAAAGATTTGCATCAGTTGCAGCTCTAGTTGTGTGGGGATCATCCACTCCCAGTATGGGTTTGACCAAGGCAACATCACATTGATTCCACGTACTGTCACTGACTCTGACCAAAACTGCACTGAAAGCATGCCTCAGGGAATCTACTTTGCTGCCATATTCAAACGATGGTCTAATACACTTCATGAAGTGCCATACAAAACCGTGATTCCCATTGGCTTGCCCACTTCTACTACTACCGCAG ACACTCGTACAGATGCTCATACTCAAGCAACCCCTGATGTAGATAACACAGCGATAGTAG GAGGAGTTTCTGTTGCTGCTCTTTTGATTCTGATTTTGATTGTGATTTTGattgtgtttgtttgttggaGATGGAAGATGCAAAAGAAACGTACTTTGGTATTGGATACCATCCTCCTTGAGAACGAGTACGATAGTGCTCCCCCTCTAAAT TGTGAGAATGTTGAGCTGATGTTACTGACCAGAATAACAGAGCCAGTGACCTGTTACGCAGCTACCTCAAAACCGTTCaaacag GATATGGACACAAGCTCAGTTTTGAGCTCCACCCTCTCTAGCCCTGACCATGTACCCATATCTGACAATTGTGATGACTACAATGTGTCCACTCTGGAGAGGAGTAACCATGACACCGCACCTAAGCATTCAGCCAACAACAGAGTCACACAAGCTACGGAAGCTAGTGAGAATGAACAAGTTGCTTCTGTACACATGGAAGGTGGCACATCCAGTGTGGAAAACCCCATTcaacag CCACATGATCAATCTATGGAGTCAACACCCAAAGATCCGGTGTATGATGTAGCTAAGCAAGGCCTTGCTAAGTCATCACCCACACCAGATAAAAACAAAACTGAAATCACA GTTGTATACGCTGATTTGGACGTGAATCCCAAAGCCGATAGTACTCCTCCAATGCAACATTCTGTTATGCATGGTGTAAACGATGAGTCCTCTCTAGCTCCGAGAACTGTTGAAGATATCCTGCACGATATGATCCTGTACTACTTCACCCTCGGTCCTCACTCCTGGGAAGACATTGTCCAGGCTCTGTGGGAGATTGGGGAGATAGCGGTGGCAAAAAAAATCATCAGGAGTGGAAAgtatacag TAGAGCTTCCGGTCACCTCTCCAACTGAGACCCCACCACCTTTGCCACCAAGGAATG ACACTGCTAAAGCTGCAAGTCATCAAACAGAGGCAGGTGACGACTGGAAAGATCACAGTGTGCAAGCAGGGAGTGACACTCTAAATACTGAGGAACATCAG cCTGTCCCTAGTCGTAGCAAACATACTAAACCACGTGAGGAATCTACCAGCTCTGAAACACCACCGAGTGGAAGTATGCCAGATAAG TCACATGATCAATCTGTGGAGCCGGCACCCAAAGATCCAGTGTATGATGTAGTCAAAAAACACCTTGCCAACtcaacacccacacagaacaacaacaaaactGAAACCCCA GTTGTATACGCTGATTTGGACGTGAAGCCCAAAGCCGATAGTACTCCTCCAATGCAACATCCTGTTGTGTATGGTTTAATCGATGAGTCCTCTCTAGCTTCGAGGACTGTTGAGAATAACACACCAT GCCCTCTCCCTTCACTACCACCCCGTCCAACTACTGAGTCTGTCCTTGCTGAATACATTGCTATTAAGCGGGAGCCTTTAGGAGAAGCTCTGGGAATAAAGAAGCACCACCTTGACTCCTTCTCTACTGAGGGCCACAAGCTGCAGGACATTGGTAAAGATCGGTGTGATAGTGAGAAGATAGCGGTGGAAATCAAAATTGTCAGAAGTACAG CTTCCCGTGATATCAACGAAACACCAACAGTTCCTGATAAAAAA GAGCAAACTGTCCCTCACAACACAGCAATGAATCAGAAGATAAATGTCCACAATGTCAGCACTCGGGAACACCTCAACAGTATCCAGGTATCAAAGATAAGAATGTCAG GGGAAAAAGTTATAAGCAGTCAAAAGAGTATCGACATTCAGGAACCGCCACT gcagaCAGGTTTACCCTAA
- the LOC135330762 gene encoding uncharacterized protein LOC135330762 isoform X3, with product MRLVTLLKAVTLLLSHAVVLTTCKFTVQPVSVVQAQRIDAVFECRYPEAQNHNWGLNKEFPTENNYPPDVTLTRSSGDTPATLTIPATAHYNNTVVQCEAVVRDGRGFISELSVNASLQVQGPLPAVADLTVNNIARNCSQLNVTWVAPFSLNLTTAEPDIQYCVDVYNIAFKREDNLLQSECNITTTQYLFDVPYPVGTYSFSVTPRSNIDGSLNGITSTGQFSYEPQAIPIDEVNFTTNTELSPLRVTFPESLIHECRAPDSYSIQIQYIDREGFDLCICSTDQTTEVCGNTQMIVLDLNCSSCNIERHRRCNLTVLAEININPQNTPSAMTMNISTHDVYKVTDLTMKENKVSITVDYLPQSTEKGFVAIVYSVDSPYDLHYQVVYGGNTSSTVGNLADRVYKLAVFDLNDVMTPERKLVFPAVVPNTILNNTRYGTTESSAGGEDVNATEFNGKICISCSSSCVGIIHSQYGFDQGNITLIPRTVTDSDQNCTESMPQGIYFAAIFKRWSNTLHEVPYKTVIPIGLPTSTTTADTRTDAHTQATPDVDNTAIVGGVSVAALLILILIVILIVFVCWRWKMQKKRTLVLDTILLENEYDSAPPLNCENVELMLLTRITEPVTCYAATSKPFKQDMDTSSVLSSTLSSPDHVPISDNCDDYNVSTLERSNHDTAPKHSANNRVTQATEASENEQVASVHMEGGTSSVENPIQQPHDQSMESTPKDPVYDVAKQGLAKSSPTPDKNKTEITVVYADLDVNPKADSTPPMQHSVMHGVNDESSLAPRTVEDILHDMILYYFTLGPHSWEDIVQALWEIGEIAVAKKIIRSGKYTELPVTSPTETPPPLPPRNDTAKAASHQTEAGDDWKDHSVQAGSDTLNTEEHQPVPSRSKHTKPREESTSSETPPSGSMPDKSHDQSVEPAPKDPVYDVVKKHLANSTPTQNNNKTETPVVYADLDVKPKADSTPPMQHPVVYGLIDESSLASRTVENNTPCPLPSLPPRPTTESVLAEYIAIKREPLGEALGIKKHHLDSFSTEGHKLQDIGKDRCDSEKIAVEIKIVRSTASRDINETPTVPDKKEQTVPHNTAMNQKINVHNVSTREHLNSIQVSKIRMSGEKVISSQKSIDIQEPPLQTGLP from the exons ATGAGACTGGTGACACTCCTGAAAGCTGTAACATTGTTACTatcacatgctgttgtattgACAA catgcaAATTTACAGTGCAACCAGTATCAGTGGTGCAGGCCCAAAGGATAGATGCAGTGTTTGAGTGTCGGTATCCTGAAGCACAAAATCACAACTGGGGGCTCAATAAAGAGTTTCCCACTGAGAATAATTACCCACCTGATGTGACTCTTACCCGATCGTCTGGTGATACCCCGGCAACGCTGACCATCCCAGCCACAGCACACTACAACAACACTGTTGTCCAATGTGAAGCAGTGGTTAGAGACGGACGAGGATTCATATCCGAATTGTCAGTAAATGCTAGCTTGCAAGTGCAAG GACCTCTTCCTGCTGTCGCTGACCTGACTGTGAACAACATTGCTAGGAACTGTTCACAACTCAACGTCACATGGGTTGCTCCCTTCTCCCTGAACTTGACCACTGCTGAACCAGACATACAGTACTGTGTGGATGTGTATAACATCGCTTTTAAGAGAGAGGATAATCTTCTGCAGTCTGAATGTAACATCACTACCACACAATATCTGTTTGATGTACCCTATCCTGTGGGTACTTATAGCTTTTCTGTGACACCACGAAGCAACATTGATGGCAGCTTGAATGGAATCACCAGTACAGGACAGTTTAGTTATG AACCACAAGCAATACCCATTGATGAGGTTAATTTCACTACTAACACGGAATTGAGCCCTCTGCGAGTGACATTTCCTGAAAGT CTAATTCATGAGTGTCGAGCACCAGATAGCTATTCCATTCAAATTCAGTACATTGACCGAGAAGGTTTTGATCTTTGTATCTGCTCCACTGATCAGACAACTGAAGTTTGTGGAAATACACAGATGATTGTACTTGATCTTAACTGTAGTAGCTGTAATATTGAACGCCATCGACGATGTAATTTGACTGTACTGGCTGAAATTAATATTAATCCCCAAAACACACCATCAGCTATGACCATGAATATAA GTACTCATGATGTGTATAAAGTGACCGACTTAACTATGAAGGAAAATAAAGTTTCAATCACTGTCGACTACCTTCCACAGTCTACTGAGAAGGGTTTTGTTGCCATTGTGTACTCTGTTGACTCCCCTTATGATTTACACTATCAAGTTGTGTACGGGGGAAATACATCATCCACTGTTGGTAACCTTGCTGATCGTGTTTATAAGTTGGCTGTATTTGATTTGAATGATGTTATGACACCTGAGAGAAAACTAGTATTTCCGGCTGTTGTACCAAATACAATACTGAATAACACTCGATATGGTACCACTGAATCCAGTGCAG GAGGAGAGGATGTGAATGCTACTGAATTCAACGGAAAGATTTGCATCAGTTGCAGCTCTAGTTGTGTGGGGATCATCCACTCCCAGTATGGGTTTGACCAAGGCAACATCACATTGATTCCACGTACTGTCACTGACTCTGACCAAAACTGCACTGAAAGCATGCCTCAGGGAATCTACTTTGCTGCCATATTCAAACGATGGTCTAATACACTTCATGAAGTGCCATACAAAACCGTGATTCCCATTGGCTTGCCCACTTCTACTACTACCGCAG ACACTCGTACAGATGCTCATACTCAAGCAACCCCTGATGTAGATAACACAGCGATAGTAG GAGGAGTTTCTGTTGCTGCTCTTTTGATTCTGATTTTGATTGTGATTTTGattgtgtttgtttgttggaGATGGAAGATGCAAAAGAAACGTACTTTGGTATTGGATACCATCCTCCTTGAGAACGAGTACGATAGTGCTCCCCCTCTAAAT TGTGAGAATGTTGAGCTGATGTTACTGACCAGAATAACAGAGCCAGTGACCTGTTACGCAGCTACCTCAAAACCGTTCaaacag GATATGGACACAAGCTCAGTTTTGAGCTCCACCCTCTCTAGCCCTGACCATGTACCCATATCTGACAATTGTGATGACTACAATGTGTCCACTCTGGAGAGGAGTAACCATGACACCGCACCTAAGCATTCAGCCAACAACAGAGTCACACAAGCTACGGAAGCTAGTGAGAATGAACAAGTTGCTTCTGTACACATGGAAGGTGGCACATCCAGTGTGGAAAACCCCATTcaacag CCACATGATCAATCTATGGAGTCAACACCCAAAGATCCGGTGTATGATGTAGCTAAGCAAGGCCTTGCTAAGTCATCACCCACACCAGATAAAAACAAAACTGAAATCACA GTTGTATACGCTGATTTGGACGTGAATCCCAAAGCCGATAGTACTCCTCCAATGCAACATTCTGTTATGCATGGTGTAAACGATGAGTCCTCTCTAGCTCCGAGAACTGTTGAAGATATCCTGCACGATATGATCCTGTACTACTTCACCCTCGGTCCTCACTCCTGGGAAGACATTGTCCAGGCTCTGTGGGAGATTGGGGAGATAGCGGTGGCAAAAAAAATCATCAGGAGTGGAAAgtatacag AGCTTCCGGTCACCTCTCCAACTGAGACCCCACCACCTTTGCCACCAAGGAATG ACACTGCTAAAGCTGCAAGTCATCAAACAGAGGCAGGTGACGACTGGAAAGATCACAGTGTGCAAGCAGGGAGTGACACTCTAAATACTGAGGAACATCAG cCTGTCCCTAGTCGTAGCAAACATACTAAACCACGTGAGGAATCTACCAGCTCTGAAACACCACCGAGTGGAAGTATGCCAGATAAG TCACATGATCAATCTGTGGAGCCGGCACCCAAAGATCCAGTGTATGATGTAGTCAAAAAACACCTTGCCAACtcaacacccacacagaacaacaacaaaactGAAACCCCA GTTGTATACGCTGATTTGGACGTGAAGCCCAAAGCCGATAGTACTCCTCCAATGCAACATCCTGTTGTGTATGGTTTAATCGATGAGTCCTCTCTAGCTTCGAGGACTGTTGAGAATAACACACCAT GCCCTCTCCCTTCACTACCACCCCGTCCAACTACTGAGTCTGTCCTTGCTGAATACATTGCTATTAAGCGGGAGCCTTTAGGAGAAGCTCTGGGAATAAAGAAGCACCACCTTGACTCCTTCTCTACTGAGGGCCACAAGCTGCAGGACATTGGTAAAGATCGGTGTGATAGTGAGAAGATAGCGGTGGAAATCAAAATTGTCAGAAGTACAG CTTCCCGTGATATCAACGAAACACCAACAGTTCCTGATAAAAAA GAGCAAACTGTCCCTCACAACACAGCAATGAATCAGAAGATAAATGTCCACAATGTCAGCACTCGGGAACACCTCAACAGTATCCAGGTATCAAAGATAAGAATGTCAG GGGAAAAAGTTATAAGCAGTCAAAAGAGTATCGACATTCAGGAACCGCCACT gcagaCAGGTTTACCCTAA